A stretch of the Kroppenstedtia eburnea genome encodes the following:
- a CDS encoding basic amino acid ABC transporter substrate-binding protein — MKRGFFLSMILVFALLAAACGGGKSAGTATELRVGTDAQYPPFEKQEGNGEITGFDIEIISAVAKAEGMKVSVKHTGWDPLFEAVKRGKIDAGISAMTITEDRLKSYDFSDPYFEAKQLLLVPVNSKVKTLKDLKGKQIGVQSGTTGEEVTKKAFGKTYSGIRGYDDTPAAIEDLVNGRVDGVVADNGVVRFFMKQLDDRKFKVIEDPSFEAEHYGIVVKKGNTELLDKINSGLKKIKEDGTYDQIHSKYFGK, encoded by the coding sequence TTGAAAAGAGGATTTTTCCTGTCCATGATTCTGGTGTTTGCCCTGCTGGCGGCAGCGTGCGGTGGAGGTAAATCGGCGGGTACCGCCACGGAGTTGAGAGTGGGAACGGATGCCCAGTATCCCCCTTTTGAGAAGCAGGAAGGAAATGGTGAAATCACCGGCTTCGACATTGAGATCATCTCAGCGGTGGCCAAGGCTGAAGGAATGAAAGTCTCCGTCAAACATACAGGTTGGGATCCGCTCTTTGAGGCGGTCAAACGGGGGAAAATAGATGCAGGAATTTCCGCCATGACCATTACGGAAGATCGTCTCAAGAGCTATGATTTTTCCGATCCTTACTTTGAAGCCAAACAACTTCTCCTGGTCCCGGTCAATTCGAAGGTGAAAACCCTGAAAGATTTGAAGGGGAAACAGATCGGCGTCCAGTCGGGGACCACGGGGGAGGAAGTGACCAAAAAAGCTTTTGGAAAGACTTACAGCGGGATCCGGGGATACGATGACACCCCGGCGGCGATCGAAGATCTGGTCAACGGCCGGGTGGACGGTGTGGTTGCCGACAACGGGGTGGTCAGATTCTTCATGAAACAACTGGATGACCGAAAGTTCAAAGTGATTGAAGACCCTTCCTTTGAGGCGGAACATTACGGGATTGTGGTGAAAAAGGGAAACACAGAACTGCTGGACAAAATCAATTCCGGTTTGAAAAAAATCAAGGAAGACGGCACCTACGATCAAATCCATAGCAAATATTTCGGTAAATGA
- a CDS encoding amino acid ABC transporter permease gives MDWSVVIEYRDYFITGLWITFLLTLVGVSVGSVIGLTLGLMRLSGVFWLRIPAKVYVDIFRGTPLLLQVFFIHLAVIPTIWEDLLGAEIPSAMFSGFVALSLNAGAYIAEIFRGGIQSIDKGQMEAARSLGMSRSQAMRHVILPQAFKRMLPPLGNEFIALLKDSSLVSMIAVHDLTYAAMTTAKNTWVRWTPYITAGMMYFILTYLLSRMVFRLEKRYRTEGEER, from the coding sequence ATGGATTGGTCCGTTGTTATTGAATATAGGGACTATTTTATCACCGGACTCTGGATTACTTTTTTATTGACCCTGGTCGGGGTTTCAGTAGGTTCGGTGATTGGATTGACCTTGGGTTTGATGCGGTTGTCCGGTGTATTTTGGCTTCGGATTCCGGCCAAGGTGTATGTGGATATATTCCGGGGAACTCCACTTCTTCTCCAGGTGTTCTTCATCCACCTGGCAGTGATTCCGACGATCTGGGAGGACTTACTCGGGGCGGAGATCCCGAGTGCCATGTTTTCCGGTTTCGTCGCTCTCTCCCTCAATGCCGGTGCCTATATAGCGGAGATCTTTCGTGGCGGCATCCAATCCATCGACAAGGGCCAGATGGAGGCGGCCCGTTCCCTGGGCATGTCCCGGAGCCAGGCAATGCGCCACGTCATTCTCCCCCAGGCCTTCAAACGGATGTTGCCTCCTTTGGGTAACGAGTTTATCGCCCTGCTGAAGGATTCCTCCCTGGTATCGATGATTGCGGTTCATGATCTCACTTATGCGGCCATGACCACGGCGAAGAACACCTGGGTGCGATGGACACCGTATATCACCGCAGGGATGATGTACTTCATACTCACTTACCTGTTGTCCCGGATGGTGTTCCGATTGGAGAAAAGGTACCGCACGGAAGGAGAGGAAAGGTGA
- the secA gene encoding preprotein translocase subunit SecA, with amino-acid sequence MLKLLKKVLPDSNERELKKYYKTADRIEALEPEISALSDEELTGKTEEFRKRLTEGETLDDLLPEAYAVVREAAKRVLGMRHFYVQLVGGIALHQGNIAEMKTGEGKTLVSTLPTYLNALPGEGAHVVTVNDYLARRDREWMGQVFEFLGLKVGLNLPDMGPEEKREAYQADITFGTNNEFGFDYLRDNMVLYPEQITQRKLHFALIDEVDSILIDEARTPLIISGQANKATDLYYTADKLVRRLKPEEDYTVDIKTKSVSLTEKGVDKAEAFTGVENLFDAKNITINHHIQQALKAHVIMKRDHDYVVNEDGVVIVDDFTGRLMHGRRYSDGLHQAIEAKEGLQVQRESMTLATITLQNYFRMYDKLAGMTGTAKTEEEEFRKIYGMNVIQIPTHRPMIRKDHTDQLYKTEEAKFRAVVEEIANRHATGQPMLVGTVSIEKSEKLSKMLKKRGIPHQVLNAKNHAKEAEIIAEAGQRGAVTIATNMAGRGTDIVLGEGVAELGGLHVIGTERHESRRIDNQLRGRSGRQGDPGSSQFYLSFEDDLMRRFGSERIQGMMDSLGMDEDIPIEGKMFTRAVANSQKRVEGNNFDARRWVLQYDDVLNQQRDIIYKQRREVLNGENLRDAILNMGKELITRVVEAHTSDDDIPEEWDLEPVVEFANSSLLRDGELEEEDLEGMEREEIIDFLYDKLVKYYEEREKEIGAERLEEFIKVVTLRTVDRKWMDHIDAMDQLRQGIHLRAYGQTDPLREYQFEGFEMFQQMVEEIQEELVRYVMKSELADDEEIEREEVATHQTASSGGSPHEEGEKPKRQPIRNTDKVGRNDPCPCGSGKKYKQCCARAVHTG; translated from the coding sequence ATGCTGAAGCTCTTGAAAAAGGTGCTGCCTGATTCCAATGAACGGGAACTGAAGAAGTATTACAAAACAGCGGATCGGATCGAGGCTCTGGAACCGGAAATCTCGGCCCTCTCCGATGAAGAGCTCACCGGGAAGACGGAAGAATTCCGCAAGCGGCTCACCGAAGGGGAGACGCTGGATGATCTGTTGCCCGAGGCTTATGCTGTGGTCCGGGAAGCCGCAAAACGGGTCCTCGGCATGCGCCATTTCTATGTTCAATTGGTGGGCGGGATCGCTCTCCATCAGGGCAATATCGCTGAAATGAAGACCGGGGAAGGGAAGACGTTGGTTTCCACCCTGCCCACCTATCTGAACGCCTTGCCCGGCGAAGGTGCCCATGTGGTGACCGTCAACGATTACCTGGCCCGTCGGGACAGGGAATGGATGGGACAAGTGTTTGAATTTCTGGGACTCAAAGTGGGGCTCAATCTGCCGGACATGGGCCCCGAGGAAAAGCGGGAAGCCTACCAGGCGGATATCACCTTCGGGACCAACAACGAGTTCGGGTTCGATTACCTGCGGGATAATATGGTCCTGTATCCGGAGCAGATCACACAGCGCAAGCTTCACTTCGCCCTCATCGACGAAGTGGACAGCATCCTGATCGACGAAGCCCGAACCCCCCTGATCATCAGCGGTCAGGCCAATAAGGCCACCGATCTCTACTACACGGCGGACAAGTTGGTGCGCAGGTTAAAGCCGGAAGAGGATTACACGGTGGATATCAAGACCAAGAGCGTCTCCCTCACAGAGAAAGGCGTGGACAAAGCCGAGGCCTTCACAGGGGTGGAAAACCTCTTCGACGCCAAGAATATCACCATCAACCACCACATCCAACAGGCTCTCAAGGCCCATGTCATCATGAAGCGGGATCATGACTACGTGGTCAACGAGGACGGAGTGGTGATCGTGGATGATTTCACCGGCCGTCTGATGCATGGCCGCCGGTACAGCGACGGGTTGCACCAGGCCATCGAAGCCAAGGAAGGTCTGCAGGTGCAGCGGGAGAGCATGACCCTGGCCACGATCACCCTGCAAAATTATTTCCGCATGTATGACAAGCTGGCAGGGATGACCGGAACGGCCAAGACCGAGGAAGAAGAGTTCCGCAAGATCTACGGAATGAATGTGATCCAGATCCCGACGCACCGGCCGATGATCCGGAAAGATCACACCGACCAGCTGTACAAGACGGAGGAGGCCAAATTCAGAGCCGTGGTGGAGGAGATCGCCAATCGTCATGCCACCGGCCAACCGATGCTGGTGGGGACCGTCTCCATCGAAAAATCGGAAAAGCTGTCCAAGATGCTGAAAAAACGGGGGATTCCTCACCAGGTGCTCAACGCCAAGAACCACGCCAAGGAGGCGGAGATCATCGCCGAGGCGGGTCAGCGGGGAGCGGTCACCATCGCCACCAACATGGCCGGACGGGGGACGGACATCGTCCTCGGTGAAGGGGTGGCTGAGCTGGGCGGTCTCCATGTGATCGGAACGGAACGTCATGAGAGTCGCCGCATCGACAACCAGCTCCGGGGCCGGTCCGGACGTCAGGGGGACCCGGGCTCCTCCCAGTTCTACCTTTCCTTTGAAGATGACCTGATGCGCCGGTTCGGCTCCGAGCGGATTCAGGGAATGATGGACAGTCTGGGGATGGATGAGGACATCCCGATCGAAGGGAAAATGTTTACCCGGGCGGTGGCCAACTCCCAAAAACGGGTGGAAGGGAACAACTTTGATGCCCGTCGCTGGGTGCTGCAGTATGACGATGTCCTGAACCAACAGCGGGATATCATCTACAAACAACGCCGGGAAGTGCTGAATGGGGAAAACCTGCGGGATGCGATTCTCAATATGGGGAAAGAGCTGATCACCCGTGTGGTGGAGGCCCATACCTCCGACGATGATATCCCTGAGGAATGGGATCTGGAGCCCGTGGTGGAGTTCGCCAATTCCTCTCTTCTCCGGGACGGGGAGTTGGAGGAAGAGGATCTGGAAGGTATGGAGCGGGAGGAGATCATCGATTTCCTTTATGACAAACTGGTGAAGTACTATGAGGAACGGGAAAAGGAGATCGGAGCCGAACGGCTGGAAGAATTCATCAAAGTGGTCACCCTGCGGACCGTGGACCGGAAATGGATGGACCATATCGATGCCATGGATCAACTTCGTCAGGGGATTCACCTCAGGGCCTACGGCCAGACAGATCCCCTCCGTGAATACCAGTTTGAGGGCTTTGAGATGTTTCAACAGATGGTCGAGGAGATCCAGGAAGAGCTGGTTCGCTATGTGATGAAGTCGGAGCTGGCGGACGATGAAGAGATTGAACGGGAAGAGGTGGCCACACATCAGACGGCCTCTTCCGGGGGTTCCCCTCATGAGGAGGGGGAGAAACCCAAACGGCAACCGATTCGCAATACGGACAAGGTGGGCCGGAATGACCCCTGCCCCTGCGGCAGTGGCAAGAAATACAAACAGTGTTGTGCCCGGGCGGTCCATACCGGTTGA
- a CDS encoding cold shock domain-containing protein yields MQGKVKWFNAEKGYGFIEREGGDDVFVHYSAIQEEGFKTLDEGQTVEFEIVEGPRGPQAANVIKA; encoded by the coding sequence ATGCAAGGCAAAGTCAAGTGGTTCAACGCGGAAAAGGGTTACGGGTTTATCGAGCGCGAAGGTGGAGACGACGTTTTCGTCCACTATTCCGCCATCCAGGAAGAAGGATTTAAAACCTTGGACGAAGGTCAAACCGTTGAGTTTGAAATTGTGGAAGGGCCGCGTGGACCGCAGGCTGCAAATGTAATCAAGGCTTAA
- a CDS encoding YwqG family protein translates to MRVTMEEKIKRLLAEQGLSEVEQEIVETLVPCLVIETTGEEAVTGASKFGGFPDLPPDMDWPSAGGKPLIFAAQYNLTEVHRADRMNPLPDRGMLYFFLAGDDLLWGAPRDAVSFQVLYRDVDPSGLRPAIYPDDLPREACPPEQGIRFRLEKTLPDVEVSEEMDALWYDLMDQLYELEERSATHHQAFGQPLSLEADVFATCRRQTGKETPDWVLLLQMDSDEELEMAWGRFGILSFCISREDLLTGRFDEACLVMQRD, encoded by the coding sequence GTGAGAGTGACAATGGAAGAGAAAATAAAGAGACTGTTGGCCGAACAAGGTCTCTCCGAAGTGGAGCAGGAAATTGTGGAAACCCTGGTTCCCTGTCTCGTGATCGAGACCACCGGAGAGGAGGCCGTCACAGGTGCCTCCAAATTCGGTGGTTTTCCCGATCTTCCGCCGGATATGGACTGGCCCAGTGCAGGGGGAAAGCCTCTCATTTTTGCCGCCCAGTACAACCTGACGGAAGTCCACCGGGCAGACCGGATGAACCCTTTGCCTGACCGGGGCATGTTGTATTTCTTTTTGGCGGGGGACGATCTTCTCTGGGGAGCACCCCGGGATGCTGTTTCCTTTCAAGTGCTGTACCGCGATGTGGACCCATCCGGCTTACGACCCGCCATCTATCCCGATGACCTGCCCAGGGAAGCCTGCCCGCCCGAACAAGGGATCCGGTTCCGTCTGGAGAAGACACTGCCAGATGTGGAGGTTTCCGAAGAGATGGATGCGCTCTGGTATGATCTGATGGATCAACTGTATGAGCTGGAGGAGAGGTCCGCCACCCACCATCAAGCCTTCGGGCAACCCTTGTCACTGGAGGCAGACGTTTTTGCGACCTGCCGGCGACAGACGGGAAAAGAAACCCCGGACTGGGTGTTGCTATTGCAGATGGATTCCGATGAAGAGTTGGAGATGGCCTGGGGACGCTTTGGAATCCTTTCTTTCTGCATCTCCCGGGAGGATCTGTTGACAGGCCGCTTCGATGAAGCATGCCTGGTGATGCAGAGGGACTAA
- a CDS encoding conserved virulence factor C family protein produces the protein MKIRSIEPTPSPNAMKLNMDERVSGGKTYTRDSQDQAPDYIRRLLAIGGVKSLFQVADFISVERDPKADWKQILPRVREVFGEEVTETHGTTDGYEPTQGYGEVQVFLQTFRGLPIQVKLTRGEEEKRFALPARFGEAVMKAQVASENMVMERKWEEKGIRYGDLDEIGAEVVEEVTAAYDPERLDRLVENALQQKPGEPAADPKRGRRVTPEMLKHPDWRKRYAALDQMIPTLEDLDVLDLALQDPKSSIRRLATAYLGSLEDRSVLPLLYRALRDPSVTVRRTAGDCLSDLGDPDAIGPMMEALKDKSKLVRWRAAMFLYETGDERALPALREAQDDPEFEVSMQVKMAIERIEQGEEAGGSVWQQMTRRNEMN, from the coding sequence ATGAAGATCCGATCGATTGAACCGACGCCCAGTCCGAATGCGATGAAGCTGAACATGGATGAACGGGTCTCCGGTGGCAAGACTTACACCCGGGACTCCCAGGATCAGGCACCTGATTACATCCGCCGGCTGCTGGCGATCGGCGGGGTGAAAAGTCTGTTTCAGGTGGCCGATTTTATATCTGTGGAACGCGACCCCAAAGCGGACTGGAAGCAAATCCTCCCCCGGGTCCGGGAAGTGTTTGGAGAAGAGGTCACCGAAACCCACGGAACAACAGATGGATACGAACCGACCCAAGGCTATGGAGAAGTACAGGTGTTTCTTCAAACCTTTCGCGGTCTCCCCATTCAGGTCAAATTGACCCGGGGAGAGGAAGAAAAGCGGTTTGCCCTGCCTGCCCGTTTTGGGGAAGCGGTTATGAAGGCCCAAGTCGCCTCTGAAAATATGGTGATGGAACGCAAGTGGGAAGAAAAGGGGATCCGCTATGGTGACCTGGATGAAATCGGGGCGGAAGTGGTGGAAGAAGTGACAGCCGCTTACGACCCGGAGCGGTTGGACCGTCTGGTGGAGAATGCGCTTCAGCAAAAACCGGGGGAACCGGCGGCAGATCCCAAACGGGGACGGCGGGTCACCCCGGAGATGTTGAAGCACCCCGATTGGCGCAAGCGATATGCCGCCTTGGATCAGATGATTCCAACCTTGGAGGATCTGGATGTGCTGGATCTGGCACTCCAGGACCCCAAATCCTCCATCCGGCGTTTGGCCACCGCTTATCTGGGTTCTCTGGAAGATCGGAGTGTCCTTCCCCTCCTGTACCGGGCCTTGAGGGACCCTTCAGTCACCGTCCGTCGCACCGCCGGCGACTGCCTCTCCGACCTGGGAGACCCCGACGCGATCGGCCCCATGATGGAAGCATTGAAGGATAAGAGCAAGTTGGTCCGGTGGCGAGCCGCCATGTTCTTATATGAGACCGGTGACGAAAGGGCACTTCCGGCCCTTCGGGAAGCTCAGGATGATCCCGAGTTTGAGGTCAGCATGCAGGTGAAGATGGCGATCGAACGGATCGAACAGGGCGAGGAAGCAGGCGGTTCCGTCTGGCAACAGATGACACGGCGGAACGAAATGAATTAG
- the prfB gene encoding peptide chain release factor 2 (programmed frameshift), giving the protein MPLSDIRHELTNTAKRLADIRGSLDLPQKEKRIQELEQVMTDPDFWNDQGKAQKVIDENNHLKGIVQGVKELEEAHEELQVIAELIAEEDDGSMLPEAEEGLKDLKRKLDEFELSLLLSDPYDKNSAILELHPGAGGTESQDWAQILLRMYTRWAEHRGYKVETLDFLPGEEAGVKSVTLLIKGHNAYGYLRAEKGVHRLVRISPFDSSGRRHTSFVSANVMPEIEDDDEIEIRSEDIKIDTYRSSGAGGQHVNTTDSAVRITHLPTNIVVTCQSERSQIKNRDRAMKILKARLVERQMEEKQKEIAELKGEQTEIGWGNQIRSYVFHPYSMVKDHRTQVEVGNVQSVVDGEIDTFIEAYLRQQIGRGDQ; this is encoded by the exons ATGCCATTGAGTGACATTCGTCATGAATTGACCAATACAGCCAAGCGATTGGCGGACATCAGGGGGTCTCTT GACCTCCCTCAAAAGGAGAAGCGCATTCAAGAGCTGGAACAAGTGATGACCGATCCTGACTTTTGGAATGATCAGGGGAAAGCGCAAAAGGTCATCGATGAGAACAATCATCTGAAGGGCATTGTCCAGGGCGTGAAGGAGCTGGAGGAAGCCCACGAAGAGTTGCAAGTGATCGCCGAACTGATCGCCGAAGAGGACGACGGGTCCATGCTCCCGGAAGCGGAAGAGGGGCTGAAGGATCTGAAGCGGAAGCTGGATGAATTTGAGTTGTCTCTTCTCCTCAGCGATCCCTATGATAAGAACAGCGCCATTTTGGAGCTCCATCCCGGGGCCGGGGGAACAGAATCCCAGGATTGGGCCCAGATCCTGCTTCGCATGTACACCCGCTGGGCGGAACATCGGGGATACAAGGTGGAGACCCTGGACTTTCTTCCGGGGGAGGAAGCCGGGGTGAAAAGCGTCACCCTGTTGATCAAAGGGCATAACGCATACGGTTACTTGCGGGCGGAAAAAGGGGTGCACCGCTTGGTACGGATCTCCCCCTTCGATTCCTCCGGACGGCGTCACACTTCCTTTGTCTCCGCCAATGTGATGCCGGAGATTGAGGATGACGATGAGATTGAGATCCGGTCGGAAGATATCAAAATCGACACCTACCGTTCCAGCGGCGCCGGCGGGCAGCATGTCAACACGACGGACTCAGCGGTCCGGATCACCCACTTGCCGACGAATATCGTGGTGACGTGTCAATCCGAGCGGTCTCAGATCAAAAACCGGGACCGGGCCATGAAAATCCTGAAAGCGCGTCTGGTGGAGCGGCAGATGGAAGAGAAACAGAAAGAGATCGCCGAGCTGAAAGGGGAGCAAACAGAGATCGGCTGGGGGAACCAGATCCGGTCCTACGTTTTCCACCCCTACAGCATGGTGAAAGACCACCGGACCCAAGTGGAAGTGGGGAACGTCCAGTCTGTGGTCGACGGGGAGATCGATACTTTCATCGAGGCGTATCTGCGTCAGCAGATCGGCCGGGGTGACCAATAA
- the hpf gene encoding ribosome hibernation-promoting factor, HPF/YfiA family: protein MKYNVRGNNIEVTAALRDYVVKKLGRLEKYFDSTAATEANVSLGVFRDEHKVEVTVPFPGLLVRAEEASENMYASIDKVVEKLERQIRKYKTKVNRKFRQDGTIRNLDNGITPELEMDRSDDGGEFEVVRTKRFNLKPMDAEEAILQMDLLGHNFYVFSNAVTDQVNVVYKRKDGRYGLIEPE from the coding sequence ATGAAGTACAACGTTCGTGGGAACAACATTGAAGTGACTGCAGCGCTCAGGGATTACGTGGTGAAGAAGCTGGGACGATTGGAGAAGTATTTTGACTCCACGGCGGCGACAGAGGCCAATGTATCCCTGGGGGTGTTCCGCGACGAGCACAAGGTGGAGGTGACGGTTCCCTTCCCCGGTTTGCTGGTACGTGCCGAAGAGGCGTCGGAGAACATGTACGCCTCCATCGACAAGGTCGTGGAAAAGCTGGAGCGCCAGATTCGGAAATATAAGACGAAGGTGAATCGGAAGTTCCGCCAGGATGGAACGATCCGCAACCTGGATAACGGAATCACCCCTGAGCTGGAAATGGACCGGTCTGACGATGGCGGCGAATTTGAAGTCGTTCGCACCAAACGGTTCAATCTGAAACCGATGGATGCGGAGGAGGCGATTCTGCAGATGGATCTGCTGGGACACAACTTCTATGTCTTCTCCAATGCCGTCACGGATCAGGTGAATGTGGTCTATAAACGAAAAGATGGGCGTTACGGGTTGATCGAACCTGAATAG
- a CDS encoding amino acid ABC transporter ATP-binding protein, whose translation MAEIIKIEGLVKSFGTTEVLKGIHLTIREREVVCVIGPSGSGKSTLLRCMNLLESVTAGRVVVDGHDLTDPKIDMDKIRTELGMVFQQFNLFPHKRVIDNISLAPMKVRGWSREKAEAKARDLLRKVGLEEKARVWPEQLSGGQMQRVAIARALAMDPKVMLFDEPTSALDPEMIGEVLAVMKQLATEGTTMVVVTHEMGFAREVSDRVLFLDGGEIVEEGEPKELFNHPKEERTREFLSKVL comes from the coding sequence ATGGCCGAAATCATCAAGATCGAGGGGCTGGTGAAGAGTTTCGGCACGACGGAAGTTTTGAAAGGCATCCACCTCACCATTCGGGAGCGGGAGGTGGTTTGTGTCATCGGTCCCAGCGGTTCGGGGAAGAGCACACTCCTGCGGTGCATGAACCTGTTGGAGTCCGTCACTGCGGGACGTGTGGTGGTTGACGGGCATGACTTGACCGATCCGAAGATCGACATGGACAAAATCCGGACGGAGTTGGGAATGGTGTTTCAACAGTTCAATCTGTTTCCTCACAAGCGGGTGATTGACAATATCAGCTTGGCACCGATGAAAGTGAGGGGATGGAGCCGGGAGAAAGCCGAGGCCAAAGCCCGGGATCTGTTGCGAAAGGTGGGGCTGGAGGAGAAAGCCCGCGTCTGGCCCGAACAGCTCTCCGGAGGTCAGATGCAGCGGGTGGCGATCGCCCGGGCATTGGCGATGGATCCCAAAGTGATGTTGTTTGACGAACCCACCTCAGCATTGGATCCCGAGATGATCGGTGAAGTGCTGGCTGTGATGAAGCAACTGGCCACAGAGGGGACGACCATGGTCGTGGTGACCCACGAGATGGGATTTGCCCGGGAGGTCAGTGATCGGGTTTTGTTTCTGGATGGGGGGGAAATAGTGGAGGAGGGCGAGCCGAAGGAACTGTTCAATCATCCGAAGGAAGAGCGGACCCGGGAATTTCTGAGCAAAGTGTTATAA